GATTTTAGTGACGAACATATGAACAGCTAGGTTACCTTGAAGAAAACGAAGCTGAGGAATACGAAGCAAGTTTCCGGTTCACCAGCCGTAGGCTGAGCAAGCAAACTGCTTTGCTTGCCCTCTTTTTGATCAAAATCTATTGTAACAGTTGAAGGATTACGATGTTGGATATAGAAAAGATATATAAAGAGAGCGGTGCTTTGCTGAAAGGGCATTTCTTGCTCTCTTCAGGCAAACATAGCCCAAACTATTTGCAAAGTGCAAAAGTTTTAGAAGATCCAAAAAAGGCTGAACTTCTTGCAAAAGAACTTGCAAAACAGATTCAAGCAGCAGGGATTGAAGTCGATACTGTCTGCTCTCCTGCCATAGGCGGTCTTTTGGCCGGATATGAACTGGCTCGAGCTCTTGGAGTCCGATTTATCTTTACCGAAAGAAAAGACGGAAAAATGACACTTCGCAGGGGTTTTGAAGTAGAACCAGGCGAAAAAGTACTTATTTGTGAAGATATCATAACCACGGGTGGTAGTGCTATGGAAGCGGCAAAAGAGATGGAAAAACGAGGAGCCGAAGTTGTCGCATTTGCAGCCTTGGCCAACAGAGGAGTGTGTCAAAGAACAGGTAGCGAGATTCCTTCAAAGTCTGAGTGCAAACTCCCATCCAACAAGACTCTTTTTGCACTTGCAGACTTCACATTCCCTATCTAT
The Nitratiruptor sp. SB155-2 genome window above contains:
- the pyrE gene encoding orotate phosphoribosyltransferase; this translates as MDIEKIYKESGALLKGHFLLSSGKHSPNYLQSAKVLEDPKKAELLAKELAKQIQAAGIEVDTVCSPAIGGLLAGYELARALGVRFIFTERKDGKMTLRRGFEVEPGEKVLICEDIITTGGSAMEAAKEMEKRGAEVVAFAALANRGVCQRTGSEIPSKSECKLPSNKTLFALADFTFPIYEPKECPMCAEGSEPIKPGSRGN